The following are encoded in a window of Nakamurella sp. A5-74 genomic DNA:
- a CDS encoding MarR family winged helix-turn-helix transcriptional regulator, producing MRFTTEDLDGLVTWTLIKAAHVAERRLTRLFAEHDLSPVQFGILAHLATGQTHTSAQLAREVLTRPQSIASVIDGLVKRGLVTRLGTRAKGRPNPIELTSAGHDLLTTVWPAVLSANQPNALDLPQNDAAELNRILHTLVRTVEPDARSAEPRGR from the coding sequence GTGCGGTTCACCACAGAGGACTTGGACGGGCTGGTCACCTGGACATTGATCAAAGCGGCACACGTCGCCGAACGACGACTCACGCGGTTGTTCGCAGAACACGACCTGTCGCCCGTGCAGTTCGGGATCCTCGCCCACCTCGCCACCGGCCAGACCCATACCTCCGCCCAACTGGCGCGCGAGGTCCTCACCCGACCCCAGAGCATCGCTTCCGTCATCGACGGCCTGGTCAAGCGGGGACTCGTCACCCGCCTCGGAACGCGCGCGAAGGGCCGACCCAACCCGATCGAACTCACCAGCGCCGGACATGACCTACTCACCACGGTGTGGCCGGCGGTACTGAGCGCCAACCAGCCCAATGCTCTCGACCTCCCGCAGAACGACGCAGCGGAACTCAACCGGATACTGCACACCCTCGTTCGAACCGTCGAGCCAGATGCGCGATCGGCCGAACCAAGGGGTAGATAG
- a CDS encoding NAD(P)H-binding protein, which translates to MSVSAPTPRAQTILVTGATGDVGGALVDRLVELGAPFTVMCRRQDQLDAFAARGIQGVRGDFADPSTLRSALEGCDQLFLLPPAGTEQFTRDRDAIDAAGAAGVRHVVKVSTADANPESAIPWARDHARADAHLESSGLAWTRLQPAAFMKNLLLEAPAIRRGFLPQTGGHGATAWIDAPDIAVAAARVLTDSTRQGGTGSAGRSYILTGTPATSYPQIAEMMTDLLSRRVRYLHVPAPLMYLILRLTGSPNWEARGLIRQFVDVVRRGHDNGRLTTGDLAELIERAPTSLAAFIRAHRDELLGA; encoded by the coding sequence ATGTCCGTTTCCGCTCCCACCCCGCGAGCACAGACCATTCTGGTTACCGGCGCCACCGGTGACGTGGGCGGCGCCCTGGTCGACCGCCTCGTCGAGCTCGGAGCGCCGTTCACCGTGATGTGCCGACGGCAGGACCAGCTCGATGCTTTCGCCGCCCGGGGCATCCAGGGTGTGCGCGGTGACTTCGCAGACCCCTCCACCCTGCGCAGCGCGTTGGAAGGCTGCGATCAGCTGTTCCTGCTCCCGCCTGCCGGAACAGAGCAGTTCACCCGCGATCGCGACGCCATCGATGCCGCCGGCGCCGCGGGTGTGCGGCACGTGGTCAAGGTGTCCACGGCCGACGCGAACCCGGAATCCGCGATCCCCTGGGCCCGCGACCACGCCCGCGCCGACGCCCACCTCGAATCCAGTGGTCTGGCCTGGACTCGGCTGCAACCCGCGGCGTTCATGAAGAACCTGCTCCTGGAAGCTCCGGCCATCCGGCGCGGGTTCCTCCCCCAGACCGGCGGACACGGAGCCACCGCCTGGATCGATGCCCCCGACATCGCAGTCGCCGCCGCCCGGGTGCTGACGGACAGCACCCGGCAAGGCGGGACCGGCAGTGCGGGCCGCAGCTACATCCTCACCGGGACCCCCGCCACGTCGTATCCCCAGATCGCCGAGATGATGACCGACCTACTGAGCCGACGCGTGCGCTACCTGCACGTCCCCGCTCCGTTGATGTACCTCATCCTCCGGCTGACCGGATCGCCGAACTGGGAAGCCCGCGGGCTGATCCGTCAATTCGTCGACGTCGTCCGCCGTGGACACGACAACGGCCGCCTCACCACCGGCGACTTGGCCGAGCTCATCGAACGCGCACCCACCAGCCTTGCCGCGTTCATCCGGGCCCACCGCGACGAACTGCTCGGCGCATGA
- a CDS encoding sugar ABC transporter substrate-binding protein — MQLNRRQVLRSAGALSVGATLAACGFTKSTDSAPTGAAGTGDLTFTTWGTDSELAGFNTAIAAFEKANPGTKVALNAVPFQQMFPNIDAQLQSNTAPDVFRVDYDNLGTYAGRGQLLDLTGKIEATAGDAFTDSMWQAVQYDGKPYGMPHHTDTSAILYNKAAFTAAGITAVPTTVDTAWTWEEFEAVAVKLQKSLPAKKYPFAYNWQGQGVTRWLSWLFQADGRFLTEDLTAPAIDSAQGRAAIDFTKGFFTKKYVPENSSVKSSTYASDLFFSETVAMVFGGAFLLPDAAKLAKFEWGATYSPRNKRGGGDLGGNALVATAGTQRGDVAAKFLQFMTQQQTMKDFCVTASLLPTRKDLITSGLAFAARPELSPIFLGQATTVQPSDAKQVASKNMAAINLVLSDQLERAFNSGQSTDDTIAGITAGIKTALAR; from the coding sequence ATGCAGCTCAACAGACGTCAGGTTCTCAGATCGGCCGGTGCGCTCTCAGTGGGCGCCACGCTCGCCGCGTGCGGGTTCACGAAGTCCACGGACTCTGCGCCGACCGGGGCCGCCGGCACCGGCGACCTCACATTCACCACCTGGGGCACCGACAGCGAGCTGGCCGGCTTCAACACCGCGATCGCCGCCTTCGAGAAGGCGAACCCCGGGACCAAGGTCGCGCTGAACGCCGTCCCGTTCCAGCAGATGTTCCCCAACATCGACGCCCAGCTGCAGTCGAACACCGCGCCGGACGTCTTCCGCGTCGACTACGACAACCTCGGCACCTACGCGGGACGCGGCCAGCTGCTCGACCTGACGGGCAAGATCGAGGCCACCGCCGGAGACGCGTTCACCGACTCGATGTGGCAGGCAGTGCAGTACGACGGCAAGCCCTACGGCATGCCGCACCACACCGACACCTCGGCGATCCTCTACAACAAGGCGGCGTTCACGGCGGCCGGGATCACCGCCGTACCGACCACCGTTGACACCGCGTGGACCTGGGAGGAGTTCGAGGCCGTCGCCGTCAAGTTGCAGAAGTCGTTGCCCGCCAAGAAATACCCGTTCGCCTACAACTGGCAGGGACAGGGCGTCACCCGCTGGCTCAGCTGGCTGTTCCAGGCCGACGGCCGGTTCCTCACCGAGGACCTCACCGCTCCCGCCATCGATTCGGCCCAGGGTCGGGCAGCGATCGACTTCACCAAGGGCTTCTTCACCAAGAAGTACGTGCCGGAGAACAGCTCGGTGAAGTCGTCCACCTACGCCAGCGACCTGTTCTTCTCCGAGACGGTGGCGATGGTCTTCGGGGGCGCGTTCCTGCTTCCGGATGCCGCGAAGCTGGCGAAGTTCGAATGGGGCGCCACCTACTCGCCGCGCAACAAGCGCGGCGGCGGCGATCTCGGCGGCAACGCACTGGTCGCGACGGCGGGTACGCAGCGGGGCGACGTCGCTGCCAAGTTCCTGCAGTTCATGACGCAGCAGCAGACGATGAAGGACTTCTGCGTCACCGCCAGCCTGCTGCCCACCCGGAAGGATCTGATCACCTCCGGCCTCGCGTTCGCCGCCCGGCCTGAGTTGTCGCCGATCTTCCTCGGCCAGGCCACCACCGTGCAGCCCTCGGATGCGAAGCAGGTCGCCTCCAAGAACATGGCGGCGATCAACCTGGTACTCAGCGATCAGCTGGAGCGGGCATTCAACTCGGGCCAGAGCACCGACGACACCATCGCCGGCATCACGGCCGGGATCAAGACGGCCCTCGCGCGGTGA
- a CDS encoding sugar ABC transporter permease, translating to MTLTDSLRQRGPAESPRKRAGAPVGLRSRRAREAATGYAFLLPSLVLLGLFLFLPLVWALFISFQQTNGFGDGRYVGFDNYRRLLSDPVFWRSTVNTALFTVIVVPVSMALGLGAAVLMNSVLPARGLFRTVIVLPMVISGVATALIGVLVFDQNNGIANKLLGAIGFGDVPWQSSGFGAFASVVLVTLWWRIGFNMIIYLAGLQGIAPDLYESAKLEGAGGWQQFRHITWPMVGPSTFFLLIMNVIYSFQVFDLVFVLTQGGPGNSTSVLVTYAYENGFVTRDQGYAAAIGMFLLVVTVIFTVIQWRASRTRDLVD from the coding sequence GTGACGCTCACCGATTCGCTGCGCCAACGCGGCCCGGCGGAGAGTCCTCGGAAGCGCGCCGGCGCTCCCGTCGGACTGCGCAGCCGGCGCGCGCGGGAAGCGGCGACCGGGTACGCATTCCTGTTGCCCAGCTTGGTGTTGCTGGGGTTGTTCCTGTTCCTGCCGCTGGTCTGGGCGCTGTTCATCAGCTTCCAGCAGACGAACGGCTTCGGCGACGGCCGGTACGTCGGATTCGACAACTACCGCCGGCTGCTCAGCGACCCGGTCTTCTGGCGCTCGACGGTGAACACTGCACTGTTCACCGTCATCGTCGTGCCCGTCAGCATGGCGCTCGGTCTCGGCGCAGCCGTCCTGATGAACTCGGTGTTGCCTGCGCGCGGGCTGTTCCGCACGGTCATCGTGCTGCCGATGGTCATCTCCGGTGTCGCAACGGCGTTGATCGGCGTGCTGGTGTTCGACCAGAACAATGGCATCGCCAACAAGCTGTTGGGCGCCATCGGGTTCGGTGACGTGCCCTGGCAGTCCAGCGGTTTCGGTGCGTTCGCCTCCGTGGTGCTGGTGACGTTGTGGTGGCGTATCGGCTTCAACATGATCATCTATCTGGCCGGGCTGCAGGGGATCGCTCCCGACCTGTACGAATCGGCCAAGCTCGAGGGTGCCGGTGGTTGGCAGCAGTTCCGGCACATCACCTGGCCGATGGTCGGGCCGTCGACGTTCTTCCTGCTGATCATGAACGTCATCTACTCCTTCCAGGTGTTCGACCTGGTCTTCGTACTCACCCAGGGCGGTCCCGGAAACTCGACATCCGTGCTGGTGACGTACGCCTACGAGAACGGCTTCGTCACCCGGGATCAGGGGTACGCCGCCGCGATCGGGATGTTCCTGCTGGTGGTCACGGTCATCTTCACGGTGATCCAGTGGCGGGCCAGCCGTACGAGAGACCTGGTGGACTGA
- a CDS encoding carbohydrate ABC transporter permease has product MAVIPSTPVAPGPVRATANRVRPRDGRFKAVRLLAAIVVAVVLLFPLYWMVVVAISPREELLTTQVRLWPGRFTMENFDRIFSSFPVATWFGNSVAITVVVTLITVVVNLLAGYAFAHLRFPGNSAVFLLLLSTLMLPVQVIMVSQFQLITDLNIYGTYWGVILPTAASAFGVFLARQFILGIPREVIEAARVDGAGPWRVFLRIVLPLCKPLIAVLVLLTVMSTWNDFSWPLIALKENSLFTLPIGLLYLQGQFGSDYGATMAFALLSVLPIVLLFLLFQRYFVQGFTRSGIK; this is encoded by the coding sequence ATGGCCGTCATTCCCTCCACCCCGGTGGCGCCCGGACCGGTCCGGGCGACGGCGAACCGCGTGCGGCCGCGAGATGGTCGCTTCAAGGCGGTCCGATTGCTGGCTGCGATCGTGGTGGCCGTGGTGTTGCTGTTCCCGCTGTACTGGATGGTGGTCGTCGCCATCTCACCGCGCGAGGAGCTGCTCACGACCCAGGTCCGGTTGTGGCCCGGGCGCTTCACGATGGAGAACTTCGACCGGATCTTCTCCTCGTTCCCGGTTGCGACCTGGTTCGGCAACTCGGTAGCGATCACCGTGGTGGTCACCCTGATCACCGTGGTGGTGAACCTGTTGGCGGGCTACGCCTTTGCGCATCTGCGCTTCCCCGGGAACTCCGCGGTGTTCCTGCTGCTGCTCAGCACGCTGATGCTGCCCGTGCAGGTGATCATGGTGTCGCAGTTCCAGCTGATCACCGATCTCAACATCTACGGAACCTATTGGGGCGTCATACTTCCGACGGCCGCGTCTGCGTTCGGGGTGTTCCTGGCACGACAGTTCATCCTCGGCATCCCGCGTGAGGTTATCGAGGCCGCACGGGTCGACGGTGCCGGTCCGTGGCGGGTGTTCCTCCGCATCGTGTTACCGCTGTGCAAGCCGCTGATCGCGGTGCTGGTCCTGCTCACGGTCATGTCTACCTGGAACGACTTCAGCTGGCCACTCATCGCGCTCAAGGAGAACAGCCTGTTCACGTTGCCGATCGGGCTGCTCTACCTGCAGGGTCAGTTCGGCTCCGACTACGGCGCCACCATGGCTTTCGCGCTGCTCTCCGTCCTGCCGATCGTCCTGCTGTTCCTGTTGTTCCAGCGTTACTTCGTCCAAGGCTTCACCCGTAGCGGCATCAAGTAG
- a CDS encoding MarR family transcriptional regulator, with amino-acid sequence MPVTDEMVCFALYAATRATSQAYRTALEPWGLTYPQYLVLVTLWVEGDQTVSSLGELLQLDSGTLSPLLRRMEQAGLLTRERRSRDERIVTIRTTEQARRLRTELAHIPQTIARGTGLPDQEAAGAMIATLRHLTTTMQAVAAGTSRAAGPAADNRVDVAHH; translated from the coding sequence ATGCCGGTGACCGACGAGATGGTGTGCTTCGCGCTCTACGCGGCGACCCGCGCCACCAGCCAGGCCTATCGCACGGCCCTGGAACCGTGGGGCCTGACGTATCCGCAGTATCTGGTGCTGGTGACACTGTGGGTCGAGGGCGACCAGACGGTGAGCTCGCTCGGGGAGCTGTTGCAGTTGGATTCCGGGACGCTCTCGCCGCTGCTGCGGCGGATGGAGCAGGCGGGCCTGCTCACCAGGGAACGCCGTTCGCGGGACGAGCGGATCGTCACGATCAGGACCACCGAACAGGCTCGCAGGCTACGCACCGAACTCGCCCACATCCCGCAGACCATCGCCCGCGGTACCGGCCTCCCGGACCAGGAAGCGGCCGGCGCCATGATCGCCACCCTGCGGCACCTGACCACCACCATGCAGGCGGTCGCCGCAGGCACATCACGAGCAGCCGGACCGGCTGCCGACAACCGGGTCGACGTCGCCCACCACTGA
- a CDS encoding organic hydroperoxide resistance protein — MDTLYTAEALATGEGRNGHVTTTDGRVDLDLAIPPEMGGSGEGANPEQLFAAGYAACFHSALQSVARVQKVKIANSTVGGRVSIGSNGNGGFGLAVQLEVVIPGLDHEQARALADAAHQVCPYSNATRGNIEVTITVSDD, encoded by the coding sequence ATGGACACGCTGTACACCGCCGAAGCCCTGGCCACCGGCGAGGGCCGCAACGGCCACGTCACCACCACCGACGGCCGGGTCGACCTCGATCTCGCCATCCCGCCGGAGATGGGCGGCTCGGGTGAGGGCGCCAATCCCGAGCAGCTGTTCGCGGCCGGCTACGCCGCGTGCTTCCACTCCGCGCTGCAGAGCGTCGCCCGGGTACAGAAGGTGAAGATCGCGAACTCGACCGTCGGCGGTCGGGTGTCCATCGGCTCGAACGGGAACGGTGGGTTCGGACTGGCCGTGCAGCTCGAGGTGGTCATCCCCGGGCTGGACCACGAGCAGGCCCGAGCCTTGGCGGATGCCGCGCACCAGGTGTGCCCGTATTCCAACGCCACCCGCGGCAACATCGAGGTCACCATCACGGTGTCCGACGACTGA
- a CDS encoding zinc-binding dehydrogenase — MRTIIHETFGEPEDVLTVQDRPLPEPGAGEVRIRTLLAAIHNHDLWTVRGSYGFKPDLPARAGTEAVGIVDAVGEGVTGLTVGQRVASGGSFGAWAEYFTTPAAGLIPVPDAIGDGAAAQLVSMPFSAISLLHFLDLQPGDWLAQNAANGAVGRMVAQLGAARGLNVVGLVRRAAGVDELESQGIGNIVATDADGWQDQVKAITGGAPIRAGVESLGGRAAGDLLGLLAESGTLVAFGSMNSPILNLSAGDLIFKQAIVKGFWGAVVSRDMAPELKGELFRELIQRVLAGELTLPVEATYSFDDVTDAVRASLGVGRIGKVLLRP, encoded by the coding sequence ATGCGCACCATCATCCACGAGACCTTCGGTGAGCCGGAGGACGTGCTGACCGTCCAGGACCGCCCGTTGCCCGAGCCCGGTGCGGGTGAGGTCCGGATCAGGACCCTGCTCGCAGCGATCCACAACCACGACCTCTGGACGGTCCGCGGCAGTTACGGCTTCAAGCCGGACCTCCCGGCGCGGGCCGGTACCGAGGCCGTCGGAATCGTGGATGCAGTCGGTGAGGGAGTCACGGGACTGACCGTCGGTCAGCGGGTCGCCTCGGGCGGCAGCTTCGGCGCCTGGGCCGAGTACTTCACCACTCCGGCGGCCGGCCTGATCCCCGTTCCCGATGCGATCGGCGATGGCGCTGCGGCGCAACTGGTCTCGATGCCGTTCAGCGCCATCAGCCTGCTGCACTTCCTCGACCTGCAGCCCGGGGACTGGCTGGCACAGAACGCCGCGAACGGGGCTGTCGGACGGATGGTCGCCCAACTCGGAGCAGCCCGCGGACTGAACGTGGTCGGCCTCGTCCGCCGCGCTGCGGGCGTCGACGAGCTCGAGAGCCAGGGCATCGGAAACATCGTCGCCACCGACGCCGACGGTTGGCAGGACCAGGTGAAGGCGATCACCGGCGGAGCTCCCATCCGCGCCGGGGTCGAATCGCTCGGTGGGCGCGCAGCCGGCGATCTGCTCGGCCTGCTGGCTGAGAGCGGCACGCTGGTTGCTTTCGGATCGATGAACTCGCCGATCCTGAACCTCAGCGCCGGCGACCTCATCTTCAAGCAGGCGATCGTCAAGGGCTTCTGGGGTGCCGTGGTCAGTAGGGACATGGCGCCCGAACTCAAGGGTGAGCTGTTCCGTGAGCTGATCCAGCGGGTCCTGGCCGGCGAGCTGACGCTTCCGGTCGAGGCCACCTACTCCTTCGACGACGTCACCGACGCCGTCCGGGCAAGCCTCGGCGTCGGCCGGATCGGCAAGGTCCTGCTCCGTCCCTGA
- a CDS encoding CGNR zinc finger domain-containing protein has protein sequence MHLNPYGEYAVLLAASLADDWPTDRDGIVARAHEAGMTMTFREAADDHLRIRAVLDDWLRVVDAADPHERAALLNDQMARATAYPRMTDHDGEGWHLHYRDEDLPLPRVLAAIFSVGTALHLTTRGMDRLRRCEAGRHPGDDCRNVVCDVTRNGRQRYCSVRCANRAAVRRHRARSS, from the coding sequence GTGCATCTCAACCCTTACGGCGAGTACGCCGTTCTGCTGGCCGCCTCCCTCGCCGACGACTGGCCCACCGATCGCGACGGCATCGTCGCGCGTGCCCACGAGGCAGGGATGACGATGACGTTCCGGGAAGCGGCAGACGACCATCTCCGCATTCGTGCCGTCCTGGACGATTGGTTACGCGTCGTCGACGCCGCAGACCCGCACGAGCGCGCAGCGCTGCTGAACGATCAGATGGCCAGAGCCACCGCGTATCCGCGGATGACGGACCACGACGGCGAGGGTTGGCACCTGCACTACCGGGACGAAGACCTGCCGCTGCCACGAGTGCTCGCCGCGATCTTCTCCGTCGGCACCGCCCTGCACCTGACCACGCGCGGGATGGACAGGCTGCGCCGCTGCGAAGCCGGGCGCCATCCCGGAGATGACTGCAGGAACGTGGTCTGTGACGTCACCCGCAACGGCCGGCAGCGGTACTGCTCGGTGCGTTGCGCCAACCGAGCGGCGGTCCGCCGGCACCGGGCGAGGTCCTCCTGA
- a CDS encoding aldo/keto reductase, producing the protein MHTRTIGQTTVSAIGLGGMPLSIEGRPEDRAAAIATIHASLDAGVRLIDTADAYHLAGHVDDEEVGHNESLIAEALRSWSGDTDDVLVATKGGHTRSLPDSWEQDGSPEHLRAACEASLRRLGIDAIGLYQYHRPDPTVPYEDSVGTLRDLLDEGKIRQAGISNANPEQIRQAQNILGGRLASVQNQYSPAFLSSRPELELCSELGIAFLPWSPLGGISKASDLGSSYAAFQQVADELDASPQQVTLAWMLATSPVVVPIPGSSRPETARSSAAATDLELSADQQSRLDMATGV; encoded by the coding sequence ATGCACACCAGAACCATCGGACAGACAACCGTGTCGGCCATCGGACTCGGCGGAATGCCGCTGTCCATTGAGGGCCGTCCGGAAGATCGCGCCGCCGCCATCGCCACCATCCACGCCTCGCTCGATGCCGGCGTGCGGCTGATCGACACCGCCGACGCCTATCACCTGGCGGGGCACGTCGACGACGAGGAGGTCGGCCACAACGAGAGCCTGATCGCCGAGGCCCTGCGCAGCTGGAGCGGCGACACCGATGACGTCCTGGTCGCCACCAAGGGTGGCCACACCCGGTCGCTGCCGGACAGCTGGGAACAGGACGGTTCGCCGGAGCACCTGCGCGCAGCCTGTGAGGCGTCGCTGCGGCGCCTGGGGATCGACGCGATCGGTCTCTACCAGTACCACCGCCCCGATCCGACGGTCCCGTACGAGGACTCCGTCGGGACCCTGCGTGACCTGCTGGACGAGGGCAAGATCCGGCAGGCCGGGATCTCCAACGCCAACCCGGAGCAGATCCGGCAGGCGCAGAACATCCTGGGTGGCCGGCTCGCGTCCGTGCAGAACCAGTACTCGCCCGCGTTCCTGTCGTCCCGCCCGGAGCTCGAGCTGTGCTCCGAGCTGGGCATCGCGTTCCTGCCGTGGTCACCTTTGGGTGGAATCTCGAAGGCATCCGATCTCGGGTCCAGCTACGCCGCGTTCCAGCAGGTGGCCGACGAGCTCGACGCCAGCCCGCAGCAGGTGACGCTCGCCTGGATGCTCGCCACGTCACCCGTCGTCGTCCCGATTCCCGGGTCGTCCCGCCCGGAGACCGCCCGATCATCCGCCGCCGCAACGGATCTCGAGCTCAGCGCAGACCAGCAGTCCCGGTTGGACATGGCCACCGGCGTCTGA
- a CDS encoding HAMP domain-containing sensor histidine kinase yields MQLNLRIRIMATASACLVVGYLYLSIALDVGLDLVRMMLQKAPSCGDTWVDGLNGCTVFNPTLAVIELVVTTAFTGWLLYVLPRWCLRPLDDLALRVGQFGPTNLGLRVGAIGNDPSRRLADSIDQLLERVGGAYQAQSRFTANASHELRSPLATQRTLIEVSMGRHLTVEQQELLSRQLLGTNARSEHLIEGLLTLAESDQGVVSVQPVDLAAVADEVLGRVAGTRGLRILRELEPTTVAGEPTLLERLIQNLVDNALKYNVDDGWVLVRVAWPGTVIVSNSGPLVPPDQVPRLFEPFQRLSATRLSHTAGVGLGLTIVRSIVAAHGGTVTAAALPEGGLAVRIVLPAVRGDRAVHPPIDRALGSSIARPPQIR; encoded by the coding sequence GTGCAGCTGAACCTCCGGATCCGGATCATGGCCACGGCGTCGGCCTGCCTCGTCGTGGGATACCTCTACCTGTCGATCGCTCTCGATGTCGGCCTGGATCTCGTCCGGATGATGCTGCAGAAGGCACCCTCGTGCGGCGACACCTGGGTCGACGGGCTCAACGGCTGCACCGTCTTCAACCCCACGCTGGCAGTCATCGAGCTGGTGGTCACCACGGCATTCACCGGATGGTTGCTCTACGTCCTCCCACGGTGGTGCCTGCGCCCGCTGGACGACCTGGCGCTCCGGGTGGGGCAGTTCGGGCCGACGAACCTCGGTCTGCGGGTGGGTGCGATCGGGAACGATCCGTCCCGGCGACTGGCGGATTCGATCGATCAGCTGCTGGAGCGGGTCGGCGGTGCCTACCAGGCACAGAGTCGGTTCACCGCCAATGCCTCCCACGAGTTGCGCTCCCCGCTGGCGACCCAGCGCACCCTCATCGAGGTGAGCATGGGCAGACACCTCACCGTCGAGCAACAGGAACTGCTGTCCCGCCAACTGCTGGGGACCAACGCGCGGAGCGAACACCTCATCGAAGGTCTGCTGACCCTGGCGGAGAGCGACCAGGGAGTGGTGTCGGTCCAGCCGGTGGACCTGGCGGCCGTGGCCGACGAAGTGCTCGGAAGGGTCGCCGGCACCCGCGGGCTGCGCATCCTGCGTGAGCTGGAGCCGACGACGGTGGCCGGTGAGCCGACGTTGCTGGAACGGCTGATCCAGAACCTCGTGGACAACGCCCTCAAGTACAACGTCGACGACGGCTGGGTCCTGGTCAGGGTGGCCTGGCCGGGAACGGTGATCGTCTCCAACTCAGGACCCTTGGTACCACCCGACCAGGTGCCCCGGCTGTTCGAACCGTTCCAACGGTTGTCCGCCACCCGGCTGTCCCACACCGCAGGGGTGGGCCTCGGCCTGACCATTGTCCGCTCGATCGTCGCGGCCCACGGCGGAACCGTCACCGCTGCGGCGCTACCGGAGGGTGGCCTCGCCGTCCGGATCGTCCTGCCGGCCGTGCGCGGCGACCGAGCGGTCCATCCGCCGATCGATCGGGCTCTCGGCTCCTCCATCGCTCGACCACCGCAGATCCGGTGA
- a CDS encoding response regulator transcription factor: protein MRVLVADDEELLAETIAQGLRRRSMAVDVCFDGRSAIVHLSENEYDVAILDRDMPGATGDDVCRWLVEQGSATRVLVLTAATGVRDRVEGLALGADDYLGKPFAFAELTARVQALARRVTPRTKPVLECAGITVDHPRHQAFREGGLLDLTPKEFAVLDVLVRAGGEVVSAEELLEKAWDEHADPFTNTVRVAVMTLRRKLGDPPVLHTVLRAGYRLGE from the coding sequence ATGCGTGTCCTGGTGGCAGACGACGAGGAGCTGCTGGCCGAGACCATCGCCCAAGGACTCCGCCGGCGCTCGATGGCGGTGGACGTCTGCTTCGACGGCCGCTCGGCGATCGTCCATCTGAGCGAGAACGAGTACGACGTCGCCATCCTGGACCGCGACATGCCCGGCGCCACCGGCGACGACGTGTGCCGTTGGCTGGTCGAGCAGGGATCCGCCACCCGAGTGCTGGTGCTCACCGCCGCCACCGGCGTCCGCGATCGCGTTGAGGGTCTGGCGCTCGGAGCCGACGACTACCTGGGGAAGCCCTTCGCCTTCGCCGAGCTCACCGCTCGCGTCCAGGCCCTCGCCCGGCGCGTCACGCCTCGCACCAAGCCGGTCCTGGAGTGCGCGGGTATCACCGTCGATCACCCGCGGCACCAGGCATTCCGGGAGGGCGGACTGCTCGATCTGACTCCCAAGGAGTTCGCCGTGCTCGATGTGTTGGTGCGCGCAGGTGGCGAGGTGGTGAGCGCCGAAGAACTGCTCGAGAAGGCGTGGGACGAGCACGCCGATCCCTTCACCAACACGGTGCGCGTCGCGGTGATGACGTTGCGCCGCAAGCTGGGTGATCCGCCGGTCCTGCACACCGTGCTGCGCGCCGGCTATCGCCTGGGCGAGTAG
- a CDS encoding D-alanyl-D-alanine carboxypeptidase → MTETLRPIQHPRPARATAMAPTAGRTVRDELFRSIALWLGRVLLPSAWLGSRHDSHARAAQWALQLRFPHERLAGLTTGMAVALRRARTAAFWEQDLLLGVTSGHRTVDEQNRMLTDDLIRLESVGDGPARALPVEQSQHVAGLAVDVRPREAAMWLERNGHRFDLYRTYANEWWHFEYLPRASGTAPQMLAHPGARGPGKCSTTGAGVQS, encoded by the coding sequence ATGACCGAGACACTGCGACCCATCCAGCACCCCCGACCCGCCCGCGCCACAGCCATGGCCCCGACCGCGGGCCGCACCGTCCGGGACGAACTGTTCCGATCGATCGCCCTGTGGCTGGGCAGAGTGCTGCTGCCGAGCGCCTGGCTCGGATCGCGGCACGACTCGCACGCCCGGGCAGCCCAGTGGGCCCTGCAGCTGCGCTTCCCCCATGAGCGCCTCGCCGGTCTGACGACCGGGATGGCGGTCGCTCTCCGTCGAGCCCGCACCGCCGCGTTCTGGGAACAGGATCTGCTGCTGGGAGTGACGTCCGGCCACCGCACCGTCGACGAGCAGAACCGGATGCTGACCGACGATCTCATCCGGCTGGAGTCCGTCGGTGACGGCCCTGCCCGCGCGCTCCCCGTCGAACAGTCGCAGCACGTCGCCGGTCTGGCCGTTGACGTACGTCCACGGGAAGCCGCGATGTGGTTGGAGCGCAACGGTCATCGGTTTGATCTGTACCGCACGTACGCGAACGAGTGGTGGCATTTCGAGTACCTGCCGCGGGCCAGCGGCACCGCTCCCCAGATGCTCGCCCATCCGGGGGCGCGCGGTCCGGGCAAGTGCAGCACGACTGGTGCCGGCGTGCAGTCCTGA